Proteins encoded by one window of Sardina pilchardus chromosome 7, fSarPil1.1, whole genome shotgun sequence:
- the irf10 gene encoding interferon regulatory factor 10, which produces MEENVRNMRLKEWLIAQIDSGRYAGLFWENQEKTMFRIPWKHAAKQDYRQNEDAALFKAWAIYKGKFREGKDKADPSVWKTRLRCALNKSTDFQEVPERSQLDISEPYKVYRILQDSNQPADSQGNPMILLQATAVTAPGVHLASPQCGANGSTPRAGTVCRESLVEGQPQLHIVKVEPRRPVSRPLLPTELQISDFRLRVRVFYQGQMVEEVVSPSQDGCFILHGSVPVGSERIYGPCAAQRVFFPPVDRFRLPPGMADAMSRLLPHLERGVLVWVAPDGVFIKRFCQGRVYWGGPQAEHKDQPNKLDRERTCKLLNMPSFLRELELFLRGEGPRPCYKIDLCFGEEFPETGVPKSKKLITAQVVPLFAKELLLRMPPPNSVMAQQPQAP; this is translated from the exons CCAAGAGAAAACCATGTTCAGAATTCCTTGGAAGCATGCTGCCAAGCAAGACTATAGACAAAACGAAGACGCGGCACTTTTCAAG GCGTGGGCCATATACAAGGGTAAATTTCGAGAAGGCAAGGATAAAGCAGATCCCTCGGTGTGGAAGACACGTCTGCGCTGTGCTCTCAACAAGAGTACAGACTTTCAGGAGGTTCCAGAACGAAGTCAGCTGGACATCTCTGAACCGTATAAAGTGTATCGGATTCTACAAGACAGTAACCAGCCTGCAG ATTCGCAAGGAAACCCTATGATACTACTACAGGCGACTGCAGTTACAGCACCAGGTGTTCATCTAGCCAGTCCTCAG TGTGGTGCCAATGGGTCCACCCCAAGGGCTGGAACAGTCTGCCGAG AGAGCCTGGTTGAGGGACAGCCGCAGCTGCACATTGTAAAGGTGGAACCGAGGAGACCAGTTAGCAGGCCCCTCCTGCCCACAGAGCTACAGATCTCAG ATTTCCGGCTGCGGGTGCGCGTGTTCTACCAGGGCcagatggtggaggaggtggtgagccCCTCCCAGGACGGCTGCTTCATCCTGCACGGCTCCGTGCCCGTGGGCAGCGAGCGCATCTACGGGCCCTGCGCTGCCCAGCGCGTCTTCTTCCCCCCCGTGGACCGCTTCCGGCTGCCCCCCGGCATGGCCGACGCCATGAGCCGCCTGCTGCCCCACCTGGAGCGGGGCGTGCTGGTGTGGGTGGCACCGGACGGCGTCTTCATCAAGCGGTTCTGCCAGGGCCGCGTGTACTGGGGGGGGCCTCAGGCCGAGCACAAGGACCAGCCCAACAAGCTGGACAGGGAGAGGACCTGCAAGCTGCTCAACATGCCTAGCTTCCTGCGAG AGTTAGAACTGTTCCTGCGTGGCGAGGGGCCTAGGCCCTGCTACAAGATCGATCTCTGCTTTGGGGAGGAGTTTCCTGAGACTGGTGTGCCGAAAAGCAAGAAGCTGATCACAGCTCAG GTGGTGCCTCTGTTTGCCAAGGAGCTCCTTCTGCGGATGCCCCCGCCCAACAGTGTAATGGCACAACAGCCTCAGGCACCATGA